The Nicotiana tabacum cultivar K326 chromosome 1, ASM71507v2, whole genome shotgun sequence genome segment TCCTTGAGGTCATCTGAGTGTGAGGCTATTGCTATTAATTTCCCCATCTGGTCTATTTCAAGTTGTCTATTTGCATTTCCTTCACTTCTTCACTGTATGAAGCAGCTTTCACCAAAAGTTGTTGTATCATTGGAACGTGGATGTGAACGTACTGAACTCCCCTTAAAGCATCACCTCCTCCACGCCCTCCAATATTATGAGATACTTTTAGCCAGTATCGATGCTGCTAATTTAACACCAGACGTTGGGAAAAAAATTGAGAGGTCTCTCCTCCAGTCTAGCATTGAGAACATGGTCTTAGGGCGCCTCCGATCCCCTAACCGAATTCCCCCATGGAGAAACCTATTTGCTTCTGCAGGATTTTCACCTGTTGCGTTTAGTAATCTAACTGAAATCCAGGCAGAATGCCTTGTTAAGAGAACTCAGGTAGGAGGATTTCATGTCGAGAAGCGCCAGACGTCACTTGTGCTATGCTGGAAGCAGCAGGAACTCTTGTCAGCTTTGTCTTGGAGGTGCTGAGGAGCTTTATCTTATGATGACTCTTTCTTTTAACAACAACATTTACTAGAGGTTTTGACTCTTCAATTTGATGTCTGTTAAAAAATCTGCTTACATTTGCTATGTCATTTTCTCCTTATGTGTAGTCTTTGACTGTAGGCAGGCCTTCCGCGTTAAACAAATCTTAACTATTATCCCTGTTTAAATATCAGTGTGTTGTATCTTCCTAAGTTTCACTATGTATTAATTTCTCTCTTTTCCATGTTCTGATACAATTGCTAagtaatattaacaatttctggaTGGTAATGACTAATGATCTGCTTTTCTTTCTGAATGTGTTGAGCTTCCTGGTTACAAGCATGTTAGTTCCCAAGTGAATAGTTCTTCTCTTAAAATGAGTGCGTAATATATTCTACTTTTGATACATGTATTGGTATATTGGATAAGAACCAAAATTGGAGGCATGTCCTGAACATAGGACAAAGGACATGTATACTCTTATTGGAATACATTCCTATTCCTACTATTAATAAGGGAGAGTTTCCAGAGCGAGGGTCTGGTCTTCCGGAAAAAGGCTCTCTGCCTTCTTAAATGcaagggtaaggtctgtgtacactctaccctccccagacccgaCTTGTGGGATTACAAtgggttgttgttgtaataaGGGAAAGTTTCACGAGTTTCAGGTCGTCTTTCCTGCCGACCAAAGGGTTTAATTggaattttgtaagtttggttCGCTGTTTTAATACAGCAGTAAGTGGATATGTATCTTCAAACTTAGTTCTGCTAAAATTTCCTGTTGGTTGCTGTCTTCTTTAAGCTTTCTCTGCTCTATGTACTACTCTGCTGGCAAGTTAGATGCAACACCCAGGACTTTAGGTAGAGTCTAcatcggcaaaacacaagagggatgatgggtatataagttaacaagccttagacgCTAACGTgttttaaacccgtgagggcTTAGGCCCTGGGcagacaatatcactagcgggaTGGGCTGTTACATTAGACTTGGTTCTTTTAATTGCCCTTGGATGCTTTCTGTTTCATCTTGCTGAATTTCATGCTTAACTGACATATAAGAAACTATTTAGGAAAACATATTAGATGCCAAGTGTTAGTGCATAATGTTAGAGATTAGACAGTTTGAAGAGTTGAGTTCTTTGGATATTGTCTCACACTGGACAAATAACTACATTTAGATGTGTTTTATATCTTAATCGGATTATTATTATTAGTGTATTGTCTTCTCTTTCTTAAGCTGTTGTATTTCAGTAAGTTTAGAATAAATATTGCACAAGGTTCTGTGAATTCGTTTAGAAGAGTATAATCTATGtgatcagaggcggatccaggatttaaacccTGAGGGTTCATCTTTTAtagtttttagcattgaacctgttatatttttaaagttatgagttcatatctactatttttgcaattttaatgaatttttacatatagaTTAGTTATGGGTTTGATTGAACCTGTCGACGTACCGAGAACACTACATCTTCCTCTGTATGTGATGGAACAAAAAATTtacactcaagaaaaatattGCTTTTGTTGGCGAGTGAATTGAGAAAATTTTCTCATCTATATTGAGAAGTTCTTTGAAAACCAAATGCAAATTTTCCATTTTGgggattattattttttgttaaacCTTGAACGTACTTGCTTATTattattgctttctttttctttccttaacttgagggtctatcggaaacagtctgtCTATCCTCAAGGTAAaagtaaggtatgcgtacacattATCCTCCTAAAATTCCGCTCGTGAGATTATATCGAGTTTGTAGTTGTTGCTGTAAACCTTGAACGTACTTGTCAAGTTTTGTATCGAAGTCTTTCCAAATGAAAACGACATATTGTTCGTATTAGCTTCTTCAACTAGGTTTTAATTAtatgattaattaatatttgtcatGTTCACATTATACCAACtgctaaaggattaaaattaatcaAAAGTCCTCAAAACATGGTCCTACACTCGTTAATAAATTTCATGTCCACCTGCCTTGTAGTCTACGTTGGATTTAATAAAAGTTCACTTTGAAATGCCCAAAATTTAGATTAGATTATTGAGTTCAATCAAACATGACCCATGTGGTTTGCTTAAGTGGATGGACTAAATTATTCAAGATGATGACAACAAATACAATGAATGAagtatataataatataataatttggCATGCATTATGTAATCCAAATTACCTAcatcccttctaaaataatgatgGGAACTTCGTATTTTCAAAAGAATGATTGAATTAATGACGTATAACACTTCccaaaatacaacaataatataatacaaAGTCGTTAAATAAATGTAATGCTAAGCTGTCGATCCTTATTTATTTTCACCCACTCCAAATTCAGACTCTCCTACAGGACCAGGCCATAGTTTAAGAGGGAATGCTCTAATTAAATGATCGTAGAAAATATTCAATGATGTGTATCGTGTACGGACCAATTTGCCCCCACCTcgattatttttatattactcCCTTTGGCCCATAATAAGTGACATTTTgacctttttattttggtccaaaataaatattcttttacataataaaaagaaattaattttatttttctaaaatttgccCTTGTTTACATATCTCAATGTGTTAAGATAACAATATACAAATTTTAATTAAGAGTAATTTAGTCaatgtatcttttttttttctaggagttagtattatttttaaggaaaaatgacactgtatagccgttctcaaaataatatattttttgtatatatttacgTTTTGTAtgttatttacaaaaattatacaaattttatatatttttttgactaccaaatataaatagtttttgaCGCGcgagataaaaaataaaaaaaagccaTTTTCTTAAGGGGTGCGCCAAATACCAAAAGGTCATTTACTATGGAATAGAAGGAGTATCTTTTACTAgtatatatatcaaataactTTGCCCATTAAAGCTTAAGCAAATGAAAAAACGGTATTTTGTGTTTTTCTATCTCTATAAAAATTTGAAATCCAAGTCTCCATAATTTCTATCCAACTTTATTTACGACTAGATCACACCCTTTATGGTAGATTCTTAACAAAGTATTGTTTCCAATTACTGTAAGTCCTTTGTATAAAGAATAGAATAGAGCAATCAACTGTTTTCCAGTCTCAGTTACAAAGGTTAGTATCACATAAATAAAGTGAAATAACAATTGTCATAGAAATGAATATTAAGCAACATTTACTTGTGAGTTTATCAGATCAAACGGGTAAATCAAGATACTCCGGAGCACCATCTCATTTTATGTCAAGGTGTTTGATTGcgcacaaaaaaaattattttttattaaaaaaattaaaaatttatgatCTTAAACATGACATCGATCAGCTCGAGTTGTCTTAGATAGATCCCAAGTGGAGCTTGAGATGCTTTATTCGGTCTTCAGCCGGCCTATGAGgctgctgaaagagaagaaaaggaaaggtgaAAATTTTGTGGTTATAAAATCATGTATTAAAGATAAAATAGAAAGTTTAAACTTAGGAGAGAGAAAAAAACTCGAGGTTACCCTTAAACTTAAATTGTTTCTAAACATAAAATGATGACATTCCTTTATTCGGGAACATACTAAAAGCGAAAGTATGTCATATAAAATGGGACAAGGAGAGTAATAAAAGAGCATAAACCACAATAAAACATGAACACACATGTCTAGAGAGGACTGAAACAAAAAAGTCAAGACCATAACATGGCCCAATTGTTCTTTGGGTGGGAAGGATGTTAGATTATGTCAGGACAAGAGCTAATCAGTAGTCAAAAGCTGTTTAATCAAAATATGAAATGGCTCTCCTTAGAGAATTTACTACAGCTTCATAACTGGCAAAAATTGCATATACATTAATACAGTGAAAGTAATAAACCAATATCAGCTATACTTTGACAACCACCAAACTAGTAAGAATTCTTCCCCAGTCCAAAATGCATTGACTGAAGAAGAATTATTTCATTCCTCCATTAGCAGCACACAAATACTATGTGTGTTGACagctatgttgcgcggactctccaaaaatgtTGTCGCACCCgtatcggatcctccaaaaatgcactacttttggaggatccaacGCGCACCCGGTAACATTTTTTGCaaagtccgagcaacataggttgACAGTGACTTACACCAAAAGCAACATAAGCAACATAGCGACAACAGCTAGTGAGATTTCTGTGGCTACTTTGTTTATTATTGCAACGCGTAGACATGCCTATTTTCCTGAGCAATGCAGTAAGCATAGGAGTATTTCGCCAACTTACTATGCCTCAAAGCCAACTCGGCTGAATAATTTATAATCCTCTATATCCATGATAATAAAACTACAAGATTTCTAAATTTCATAAATCATATGAACATACTACAAGTTACAGATAATAGAAGGACTACTGGAGTTCAGTCAAACTAGATTCCTTACTCTACCTGGAAGCAAAATAAAGACGATCTTTTGGAAGCGAAAAAAACTGAAGTTTAGAATATTGTTTCAAAGTGTAAATTCTTATAAGAGTATAGACCTGTAGAAAAGATCTGTCCGGTGCATAGCTCTAATCTGGTTCTTATCCGACCTCAATATACCTATCAAAATTCAAACATCGTATCCCACACTTTAAGAGcagaaaaaaattatttacatagGAAATGACTTTCCTGTAACCAGGAACCTCAGCACACTCGGCCAGAAAAACATGCCATTACCATCCAGTGTACATGCAAAGGACCATGCAAAGGACACCAGGCAAACAAGCGGATGATAACATTAGCATTCACCAATGAAGGATTATCATACTTCTTATCCAATAAATCATGTTAATATCTGTTAGCACTTACCAATTGTTCCCAAATATGGAGAAATGGacgattttttttattgttattaaaCAAGGTAAAAAAGAAAGCAATTAATACACAGGGAAATGCTGAAAGATACAACGCAGATTTTCAAACAGGGAAAGTGGTTAAGATTCTGTTTACACGTAGGAATGCTTGCCTACAGTCAAGACTACATATGGAGAATTAGATGTACCAAAAAGAATTTACAGGCAATAGTGGAGGTGATAGCAATGTAGATTAAATTTTGAACAGACTATCAAATTGAAGAGTCAAAACCTCTAGGAAATGTTGCTGTTAAATGGAAAGAGTCTTCTGGCTTTCATTAGATAAAGCTCCTCAGCACCTCCAAGCCAAAATTGACAAGAGCTCCTGCTGTTTCCAGCATAGCACAAGCGACATCTGGCGCTTCTCAACGTGAAATCCTCCTACCTGAGTTCTCTTAACAACACATTCAGCCTGAATTTCAGCCATATTACTAAATTCAATAGGTGAAAATCCTGCAGAAGCAAATAGGTTTCTCCACGGGGGCATTCGATCAGGGGATCGGAGGCGCCCCAAGACCGTGTTCTCAATGCTAGGCTGGAGAAGAGACCTCTCAATTTTTTTCCCAATTTCTGGAGTTAAATTAGCAGCATCAATACTGGCTAAGAGTATCTCATAATATTGGAGGGCGTGGAGGAGGTGATGCTTTAAGGGGAGTTCAGTACGTTCACATCCACGTTCCAATGATACAACAACTTTTGGTGAAAGCTGCTTCATACAGTGAAGAAGTGAAGGAAATGCAAATAGACAACTTGAAATAGACCAGATGGGGAAATTAATAGCAATAGCCTCACACTCAGATGACCTCAAGGAGGATAAGGGATAAGTCTTAGGGTCAAAGGAATCCAAGTTAATAACTTCCAGCTCAAATCTGATTCCCACATCATTAGCAAACAGCGTTAAACTCTCGTGCATGATGCCAATCTCAACGGAGTGGTGGGTTGAAGGAGATACAAAGGCAGTAATCTTTAGAGAAGTTGCCTTTCTATTGCTGCTCCGGAGTTCTTGCATAAATGAGGACCATTGAGCACCACAGCCAATGTCAAAATCTATTATGTGAATTTCCTTGGCATCCCCAAGAGCTTCAAGAATAGGTTGATTGGAGGTGAAATTCATGAACTGAATAAGTGGAGATATTTCAGAAAAGGCCTTATAAGCATCCATCTTAAGCACACAATCAAATGGCGTGGGAATTCTTGGTGGAAAAGATGTGGATGTACAAGGCAAAAGGAAAGGCAATAGCAGAGCCTCTTTGAAGTAAAAAGCAGACCTCTTGAAGGGTTTGCCAAGGGGAGAGAGCTGTTGATTGAGCCGCGCCAATATCATTTGCGCGTTTGAGAATTGTCCGGCCAGTAATAATTCAGAGGCCTGAaaaatctggtcataaataaacTGTTGTTCCTGCTGTTGATGACAAGGAACCATCAAATTACCATTAGCACCACCAACAGCTGCCTCAAGCTTAGGTACAATTAATGGTTTTTGCTGAAACTGGTGAAAAGGCAGAAAATTGACTTGCTGCCGCGTTTGTCCCAATGGTTGTTTCCTCAGCAATAACTCACCACTGGAGTCAAAAAATGGAACCTCAGGCAATAGTGCGCTTAAGCTTGAACCAAGCGTACCGGAATTGTGGCGCTTGGGCGGGGGCTGTTCTTGAGTTACATCATAAGATAATGAGCCTAACATATTAACATAAGCAGAATTCTGTTCTGATTGTTGTTCTTGAAAACTCAAAGCAGGAGGTAAATTTCTTGCCAAAAGATTGACATTGAGGTGTTCAAAGTTAACATTTTGCTTGTTGTCTGAGTTTATGACAGATCCAATTTTCTCAATGTTAGCATTTAGAAGGAGATTTGAATTAGAAAAAGAGACATTATCTGTATGAGCTAAAGAACCTGCAGCTGAGACCTCAAAACCAGAGCTTTGAACAGAAACTCCACAACTCAAATCAGCATTTTCATTTCCTCCTTGTAGTAATTGTTTTAAGCTGATTGATGGGTCCTCCATATCGCCGGAGATACACCGGAAAAGGGTCTGGTCGGAGCCGGCAAGTTCAGGCAACAAAttatccaaatccccaaatccaAGATCAGATTTTTCTCCCATATTTCCACCATAAGAGCATGAGGAAGatgaagctgaagctgaaggACTGTGACTTGTCGTAACCAACATAGAAACAAGTTCAATTTCTTGTAAAGTTTGAATATTAATTGCAAATTGGTGCTTCTGGTGAAGAATAAATTAGGCACAAaaccagaaacaccaacaacccCTTTAGGTGTTAGGATTTAGGAATACATTGAGGTGTTACAATCATCTgaacataaataaaaataaaaagaaaaagaaaatcagctAACCCACTACAAAAATTAACACAAAATAaccataacaaacaaacaagttAACAGTAAATAATTAGGTTTCTTGCCTTTAACTACTTGatggatctttttttttttaccaagATTTGAAGGCAGTGACGCCATTGGCTCCAAAATATGAACTTGGTCTCCATTTCATCTGAAGTAGTaaaggaaaaaaactaaaaaagaatcAGTAATCCCACAATAAGAACAACAAAAGGAAAGGGGGGAAAATAACAGTGGAACaagatattttcatt includes the following:
- the LOC107763537 gene encoding scarecrow-like protein 6 isoform X1, whose amino-acid sequence is MLVTTSHSPSASASSSSCSYGGNMGEKSDLGFGDLDNLLPELAGSDQTLFRCISGDMEDPSISLKQLLQGGNENADLSCGVSVQSSGFEVSAAGSLAHTDNVSFSNSNLLLNANIEKIGSVINSDNKQNVNFEHLNVNLLARNLPPALSFQEQQSEQNSAYVNMLGSLSYDVTQEQPPPKRHNSGTLGSSLSALLPEVPFFDSSGELLLRKQPLGQTRQQVNFLPFHQFQQKPLIVPKLEAAVGGANGNLMVPCHQQQEQQFIYDQIFQASELLLAGQFSNAQMILARLNQQLSPLGKPFKRSAFYFKEALLLPFLLPCTSTSFPPRIPTPFDCVLKMDAYKAFSEISPLIQFMNFTSNQPILEALGDAKEIHIIDFDIGCGAQWSSFMQELRSSNRKATSLKITAFVSPSTHHSVEIGIMHESLTLFANDVGIRFELEVINLDSFDPKTYPLSSLRSSECEAIAINFPIWSISSCLFAFPSLLHCMKQLSPKVVVSLERGCERTELPLKHHLLHALQYYEILLASIDAANLTPEIGKKIERSLLQPSIENTVLGRLRSPDRMPPWRNLFASAGFSPIEFSNMAEIQAECVVKRTQVGGFHVEKRQMSLVLCWKQQELLSILAWRC
- the LOC107763537 gene encoding scarecrow-like protein 6 isoform X2 — protein: MGEKSDLGFGDLDNLLPELAGSDQTLFRCISGDMEDPSISLKQLLQGGNENADLSCGVSVQSSGFEVSAAGSLAHTDNVSFSNSNLLLNANIEKIGSVINSDNKQNVNFEHLNVNLLARNLPPALSFQEQQSEQNSAYVNMLGSLSYDVTQEQPPPKRHNSGTLGSSLSALLPEVPFFDSSGELLLRKQPLGQTRQQVNFLPFHQFQQKPLIVPKLEAAVGGANGNLMVPCHQQQEQQFIYDQIFQASELLLAGQFSNAQMILARLNQQLSPLGKPFKRSAFYFKEALLLPFLLPCTSTSFPPRIPTPFDCVLKMDAYKAFSEISPLIQFMNFTSNQPILEALGDAKEIHIIDFDIGCGAQWSSFMQELRSSNRKATSLKITAFVSPSTHHSVEIGIMHESLTLFANDVGIRFELEVINLDSFDPKTYPLSSLRSSECEAIAINFPIWSISSCLFAFPSLLHCMKQLSPKVVVSLERGCERTELPLKHHLLHALQYYEILLASIDAANLTPEIGKKIERSLLQPSIENTVLGRLRSPDRMPPWRNLFASAGFSPIEFSNMAEIQAECVVKRTQVGGFHVEKRQMSLVLCWKQQELLSILAWRC